CAGGCTTGAATTCGATGAGAAGATCATGCTCATCAAAATACCATACATCTTTTTCATCAATAAAGTAAGTAATACCATCTTTGTCTATTTTTACCGCAATATCTACGGGTTCATCCTTTGAAATTCCAAGAGAAAAGCCGCTCTGAATGGTACTGTCTCCTCCATAACGGGCATAGAAGCGAACGAAATCGCCCTTGTTTAAATTGAGTTCTTCTTTATACCATGCTGCTGATTCGTTATCAATTTGAATGTTCATATTCAAAAACTCCTTTCTAAAAGCCCAATCCGTTTATTATAGCGGAGAATGAAGTTAAAATCGAATGGAAGGAAGAATAAATTAAATGTTTAAAATTACAGCTATTGCTCAAAAGGTAT
The Neobacillus sp. PS3-40 genome window above contains:
- a CDS encoding HesB/YadR/YfhF family protein, which encodes MNIQIDNESAAWYKEELNLNKGDFVRFYARYGGDSTIQSGFSLGISKDEPVDIAVKIDKDGITYFIDEKDVWYFDEHDLLIEFKPEFNEPVFHYKKN